A stretch of the Leguminivora glycinivorella isolate SPB_JAAS2020 chromosome 2, LegGlyc_1.1, whole genome shotgun sequence genome encodes the following:
- the LOC125236700 gene encoding MOB kinase activator-like 1 isoform X1 → MSFLFGSRSNKTFKPKKNIPEGTHQYDLMRHAAATLGSGNLRLAVLLPEGEDPNEWIAVNTVDFFNQINMLYGTITEFCTEEACAVMSAGPKYEYHWADGLAVKKPIKCSAPKYIDYLMTWAQDQLDDETLFPSKIGVPFPKNFQSIAKTILKRLFRVYAHIYHQHFPQVVTLGEEAHLNTSFKHFIFFVQEFSLIERRELAPLQELIEKLTAKEAR, encoded by the exons ATGAGCTTTTTGTT TGGGAGCCGGTCCAACAAGACCTTCAAGCCGAAGAAGAACATCCCGGAAGGCACCCACCAGTACGACCTGATGCGGCACGCGGCGGCCACGCTCGGCTCCGGCAACCTGCGCCTCGCGGTGCTGCTGCCCGAGGGGGAGGACCCCAACGAGTGGATCGCTGTCAACA CCGTGGACTTCTTCAACCAAATCAACATGTTGTACGGCACCATCACGGAGTTCTGCACTGAGGAGGCGTGCGCGGTGATGTCCGCCGGCCCCAAGTACGAGTACCACTGGGCGGACGGGCTGGCCGTCAAGAAACCCATCAAGTGCTCCGCACCCAAGTACATCGACTACTTGATGACCTGGGCACAAGATCAGCTGGACGATGAGACGCTCTTCCCTTCTAAGATAG GAGTTCCGTTCCCGAAGAATTTCCAGAGCATCGCGAAGACGATCCTAAAGAGGCTGTTCCGCGTGTACGCGCACATCTACCACCAGCACTTCCCCCAG GTGGTGACGCTGGGCGAGGAGGCGCACCTGAACACGTCGTTCAAGCACTTCATCTTCTTCGTGCAGGAGTTCAGCCTGATCGAGCGCCGCGAGCTGGCGCCACTGCAGGAGCTCATCGAGAAGCTCACCGCCAAGGAGGCCCGATGA
- the LOC125236700 gene encoding MOB kinase activator-like 1 isoform X2, translated as MRHAAATLGSGNLRLAVLLPEGEDPNEWIAVNTVDFFNQINMLYGTITEFCTEEACAVMSAGPKYEYHWADGLAVKKPIKCSAPKYIDYLMTWAQDQLDDETLFPSKIGVPFPKNFQSIAKTILKRLFRVYAHIYHQHFPQVVTLGEEAHLNTSFKHFIFFVQEFSLIERRELAPLQELIEKLTAKEAR; from the exons ATGCGGCACGCGGCGGCCACGCTCGGCTCCGGCAACCTGCGCCTCGCGGTGCTGCTGCCCGAGGGGGAGGACCCCAACGAGTGGATCGCTGTCAACA CCGTGGACTTCTTCAACCAAATCAACATGTTGTACGGCACCATCACGGAGTTCTGCACTGAGGAGGCGTGCGCGGTGATGTCCGCCGGCCCCAAGTACGAGTACCACTGGGCGGACGGGCTGGCCGTCAAGAAACCCATCAAGTGCTCCGCACCCAAGTACATCGACTACTTGATGACCTGGGCACAAGATCAGCTGGACGATGAGACGCTCTTCCCTTCTAAGATAG GAGTTCCGTTCCCGAAGAATTTCCAGAGCATCGCGAAGACGATCCTAAAGAGGCTGTTCCGCGTGTACGCGCACATCTACCACCAGCACTTCCCCCAG GTGGTGACGCTGGGCGAGGAGGCGCACCTGAACACGTCGTTCAAGCACTTCATCTTCTTCGTGCAGGAGTTCAGCCTGATCGAGCGCCGCGAGCTGGCGCCACTGCAGGAGCTCATCGAGAAGCTCACCGCCAAGGAGGCCCGATGA